The following proteins come from a genomic window of Gossypium raimondii isolate GPD5lz chromosome 5, ASM2569854v1, whole genome shotgun sequence:
- the LOC105770299 gene encoding two-component response regulator ORR24 isoform X1, with protein sequence MTMEEKLGGSNGEDGGRDRFPIGMRVLAVDDDPICLKVLENLLRKCQYHVTTTNQAITALKMLRENRNRYDLVISDVNMPDMDGFKLLELVGLEMDLPVIMLSAHSDTKLVMKGITHGACDYLLKPVRIEELKNIWQHVVRKKKPDSKDQINASNQDKSRGGTGETGPTSSSSDQKVSKKRKDQSEDEDEEGDDNGHEDPSTQKKPRVVWSVELHRKFVSAVNQLGLETEAVPKKILDLMNVDGLTRENVASHLQKYRLYLKRLSSVATQQANMVAALGSKDPSYLRMGSLDGFGDFRTLTGPGRISSASLSSYQPGGLFGRLNSSSALSLRGISSGVIQSGHSQTLNNPINGFGKIQPAVVPANQNQNGTLFQGIPTSINQLSQNKPTNHFGEFNRGNDPNAFGVATNFQDARVTVGGSSNTLPVSSGNPLLLQSNTQQTQHSGAFGNQPSSLGVTSLNQEPFDMNVRGSSNFLDHGRCSENWQSAVQLSSFPSNALSASETFSHEQLPSNNLQESISWTSSHLSSSPLDLSSSMANPANLEDSRGNISQVGLNNNVIQNIDCTTKQQWGDSRHDYNGNMNNSFSRGDSLVPASGPMMDQSNVISDKMNDVSLFSQFSGDSTYVVPHLDGEKSAFGTKSRSNDDFLFETKPQNGFNQNSFEPLENIMMSMIKSDQNNETPLMDGEFGFDAYSLGSCI encoded by the exons ATGACTATGGAGGAGAAACTGGGTGGTTCCAATGGTGAAGATGGTGGCAGGGACAGGTTTCCAATTGGTATGCGTGTTTTAGCAGTTGATGATGATCCTATTTGTCTCAAAGTTTTGGAAAATCTCCTTCGTAAATGCCAATATCATG TTACCACAACCAATCAGGCAATTACGGCCCTCAAAATGTTGAGGGAAAACAGGAACAGATATGACTTGGTTATTAGTGATGTTAATATGCCAGATATGGATGGCTTTAAGCTTCTTGAACTTGTGGGGCTTGAAATGGACCTACCTGTAATTA TGTTGTCAGCTCATAGTGATACCAAGCTTGTAATGAAGGGGATTACTCATGGTGCTTGTGACTACTTATTGAAGCCGGTTCGCATTGAGGAGCTAAAAAACATATGGCAACACGTTGTGAGAAAAAAGAAACCTGACTCTAAGGATCAAATTAATGCATCAAATCAAGATAAATCTCGGGGAGGAACCGGAGAAACTGGTCCAACATCTAGCAGTTCTGACCAAAAGGTCAGTAAGAAGCGGAAGGACCAAAGTGAAGATGAGGATGAAGAGGGTGACGATAATGGACATGAGGACCCTTCAACCCAAAAGAAGCCTCGAGTTGTTTGGTCTGTAGAGCTGCATAGGAAGTTTGTTTCCGCTGTCAACCAGTTGGGTCTTGAGA CAGAGGCTGTTCCGAAGAAAATTCTTGACCTCATGAATGTCGATGGCCTTACAAGGGAAAATGTAGCAAGCCATCTACAG AAATATAGGCTTTACCTAAAAAGACTCAGCAGTGTTGCAACTCAACAAGCTAACATGGTTGCTGCATTAGGAAGTAAAGATCCGTCTTACTTGCGCATGGGTTCACTGGACGGCTTTGGAGATTTTCGCACATTGACTGGACCTGGAAGGATTTCAAGTGCTTCTCTGTCATCTTATCAACCAGGTGGATTGTTTGGGAGACTGAACTCCTCATCTGCTTTAAGCCTACGTGGGATTTCTTCTGGTGTGATTCAGTCGGGACATTCTCAAACATTGAACAATCCGATCAATGGTTTTGGAAAGATCCAGCCAGCCGTGGTACCTGCAAACCAGAATCAAAATGGAACTTTGTTTCAAGGGATCCCGACATCAATCAATCAACTGTCGCAGAACAAGCCCACCAACCACTTTGGAGAATTTAATCGCGGTAATGATCCAAATGCTTTTGGTGTTGCTACGAACTTCCAAGATGCGAGAGTGACGGTTGGTGGCTCGAGTAATACTCTACCTGTTTCCTCGGGCAACCCTTTGTTGTTACAATCAAACACACAACAGACACAACATAGTGGTGCATTTGGAAATCAACCATCATCCCTTGGTGTGACATCACTGAATCAGGAACCATTTGACATGAACGTTCGCggttcttctaattttcttgaTCATGGTAGATGCAGCGAAAATTGGCAAAGCGCGGTTCAATTATCGAGTTTTCCTTCAAATGCATTGTCAGCAAGTGAAACTTTCAGTCATGAGCAATTGCCGAGTAATAATTTGCAAGAAAGTATTTCTTGGACAAGCTCTCACCTTAGTAGCAGCCCTCTTGATCTTTCTTCTTCCATGGCAAATCCAGCAAATTTGGAGGACTCTAGAGGAAACATCTCCCAAGTCGGTCTAAATAATAATGTCATTCAGAATATTGATTGCACAACAAAGCAACAATGGGGAGATAGCAGACATGATTACAACGGCAATATGAATAATTCATTCAGCCGAGGAGACTCCCTGGTCCCTGCAAGTGGACCTATGATGGACCAAAGCAATGTCATCAGTGATAAAATGAATGATGTTTCTTTGTTCAGCCAATTTAGTGGTGACAGTACTTATGTTGTTCCACACCTTGATGGTGAGAAATCAGCTTTCGGCACAAAATCGAGATCCAATGACGACTTCCTATTTGAGACAAAGCCACAAAACGGCTTCAATCAAAATAGTTTTGAACCTTTGGAGAATATAATGATGTCCATGATCAAATCG GATCAAAATAATGAGACCCCATTGATGGATGGGGAATTCGGATTCGACGCGTACTCCCTTGGATCTTGTATATGA
- the LOC105770299 gene encoding two-component response regulator ORR24 isoform X2: MTMEEKLGGSNGEDGGRDRFPIGMRVLAVDDDPICLKVLENLLRKCQYHVTTTNQAITALKMLRENRNRYDLVISDVNMPDMDGFKLLELVGLEMDLPVIMLSAHSDTKLVMKGITHGACDYLLKPVRIEELKNIWQHVVRKKKPDSKDQINASNQDKSRGGTGETGPTSSSSDQKVSKKRKDQSEDEDEEGDDNGHEDPSTQKKPRVVWSVELHRKFVSAVNQLGLEKAVPKKILDLMNVDGLTRENVASHLQKYRLYLKRLSSVATQQANMVAALGSKDPSYLRMGSLDGFGDFRTLTGPGRISSASLSSYQPGGLFGRLNSSSALSLRGISSGVIQSGHSQTLNNPINGFGKIQPAVVPANQNQNGTLFQGIPTSINQLSQNKPTNHFGEFNRGNDPNAFGVATNFQDARVTVGGSSNTLPVSSGNPLLLQSNTQQTQHSGAFGNQPSSLGVTSLNQEPFDMNVRGSSNFLDHGRCSENWQSAVQLSSFPSNALSASETFSHEQLPSNNLQESISWTSSHLSSSPLDLSSSMANPANLEDSRGNISQVGLNNNVIQNIDCTTKQQWGDSRHDYNGNMNNSFSRGDSLVPASGPMMDQSNVISDKMNDVSLFSQFSGDSTYVVPHLDGEKSAFGTKSRSNDDFLFETKPQNGFNQNSFEPLENIMMSMIKSDQNNETPLMDGEFGFDAYSLGSCI, encoded by the exons ATGACTATGGAGGAGAAACTGGGTGGTTCCAATGGTGAAGATGGTGGCAGGGACAGGTTTCCAATTGGTATGCGTGTTTTAGCAGTTGATGATGATCCTATTTGTCTCAAAGTTTTGGAAAATCTCCTTCGTAAATGCCAATATCATG TTACCACAACCAATCAGGCAATTACGGCCCTCAAAATGTTGAGGGAAAACAGGAACAGATATGACTTGGTTATTAGTGATGTTAATATGCCAGATATGGATGGCTTTAAGCTTCTTGAACTTGTGGGGCTTGAAATGGACCTACCTGTAATTA TGTTGTCAGCTCATAGTGATACCAAGCTTGTAATGAAGGGGATTACTCATGGTGCTTGTGACTACTTATTGAAGCCGGTTCGCATTGAGGAGCTAAAAAACATATGGCAACACGTTGTGAGAAAAAAGAAACCTGACTCTAAGGATCAAATTAATGCATCAAATCAAGATAAATCTCGGGGAGGAACCGGAGAAACTGGTCCAACATCTAGCAGTTCTGACCAAAAGGTCAGTAAGAAGCGGAAGGACCAAAGTGAAGATGAGGATGAAGAGGGTGACGATAATGGACATGAGGACCCTTCAACCCAAAAGAAGCCTCGAGTTGTTTGGTCTGTAGAGCTGCATAGGAAGTTTGTTTCCGCTGTCAACCAGTTGGGTCTTGAGA AGGCTGTTCCGAAGAAAATTCTTGACCTCATGAATGTCGATGGCCTTACAAGGGAAAATGTAGCAAGCCATCTACAG AAATATAGGCTTTACCTAAAAAGACTCAGCAGTGTTGCAACTCAACAAGCTAACATGGTTGCTGCATTAGGAAGTAAAGATCCGTCTTACTTGCGCATGGGTTCACTGGACGGCTTTGGAGATTTTCGCACATTGACTGGACCTGGAAGGATTTCAAGTGCTTCTCTGTCATCTTATCAACCAGGTGGATTGTTTGGGAGACTGAACTCCTCATCTGCTTTAAGCCTACGTGGGATTTCTTCTGGTGTGATTCAGTCGGGACATTCTCAAACATTGAACAATCCGATCAATGGTTTTGGAAAGATCCAGCCAGCCGTGGTACCTGCAAACCAGAATCAAAATGGAACTTTGTTTCAAGGGATCCCGACATCAATCAATCAACTGTCGCAGAACAAGCCCACCAACCACTTTGGAGAATTTAATCGCGGTAATGATCCAAATGCTTTTGGTGTTGCTACGAACTTCCAAGATGCGAGAGTGACGGTTGGTGGCTCGAGTAATACTCTACCTGTTTCCTCGGGCAACCCTTTGTTGTTACAATCAAACACACAACAGACACAACATAGTGGTGCATTTGGAAATCAACCATCATCCCTTGGTGTGACATCACTGAATCAGGAACCATTTGACATGAACGTTCGCggttcttctaattttcttgaTCATGGTAGATGCAGCGAAAATTGGCAAAGCGCGGTTCAATTATCGAGTTTTCCTTCAAATGCATTGTCAGCAAGTGAAACTTTCAGTCATGAGCAATTGCCGAGTAATAATTTGCAAGAAAGTATTTCTTGGACAAGCTCTCACCTTAGTAGCAGCCCTCTTGATCTTTCTTCTTCCATGGCAAATCCAGCAAATTTGGAGGACTCTAGAGGAAACATCTCCCAAGTCGGTCTAAATAATAATGTCATTCAGAATATTGATTGCACAACAAAGCAACAATGGGGAGATAGCAGACATGATTACAACGGCAATATGAATAATTCATTCAGCCGAGGAGACTCCCTGGTCCCTGCAAGTGGACCTATGATGGACCAAAGCAATGTCATCAGTGATAAAATGAATGATGTTTCTTTGTTCAGCCAATTTAGTGGTGACAGTACTTATGTTGTTCCACACCTTGATGGTGAGAAATCAGCTTTCGGCACAAAATCGAGATCCAATGACGACTTCCTATTTGAGACAAAGCCACAAAACGGCTTCAATCAAAATAGTTTTGAACCTTTGGAGAATATAATGATGTCCATGATCAAATCG GATCAAAATAATGAGACCCCATTGATGGATGGGGAATTCGGATTCGACGCGTACTCCCTTGGATCTTGTATATGA
- the LOC105771350 gene encoding uncharacterized protein LOC105771350: MAPCLSIFFLFIVTFCVTLTAAAAGHCSLQTFFPRPAYQSLIKHAKTPKPKLPFKTRYFPQTLDHFSFHPKSSKIFYQKYLINTQYWHKGAPIFVYTGNEGDIEWFAANTGFMLDIAPKFRALLLFIEHRFYGESMPFGKDSYQSAKTMGYLNSQQALADFAVLIRSLKQNLSSEASPVVVFGGSYGGMLAAWFRLKYPHIAIGALASSAPILQFDKIIPWSSFYDAVSLDFKDVSQNCYEVIKGSWAELVAISNQKHALAELSKAFRTCKSLHSTASVLEWLWTAFVYTAMVNYPTEANFLKPLPAYPVQQMCKIIDKSPSGATRLTRAFAAASLYYNYSQTENCFEVEHEVDPHGLHGWHWQTCTEMVMPMTCSNESMFPPSGFDYKKFAEQCRMKYGVLPRPHWITTEFGGERIEKVLKRFGSNIIFSNGMQDPWSRGGVLRNISATIIALVTEKGAHHIDFRATTKDDPDWLIQQRRQEVENIQRWLDEYYVDLRHA, encoded by the exons ATGGCTCCTTGCCtatctattttctttctattCATCGTCACATTTTGTGTAACACtaacagcagcagcagcaggtCATTGTTCATTGCAAACATTTTTCCCTCGACCTGCCTATCAGTCTTTAATCAAACATGCCAAGACTCCAAAACCAAAGCTTCCATTTAAGACTCGTTATTTCCCTCAGACTTTAGACCATTTCAGTTTCCACCCCAAGAGCTCTAAAATATTCTACCAAAAGTACCTAATTAACACTCAGTACTGGCACAAAGGCGCTCCTATCTTTGTCTACACTGGGAATGAAGGAGATATTGAGTGGTTTGCTGCTAACACAGGGTTCATGCTTGACATTGCTCCCAAGTTCAGAGCTCTCCTTCTCTTCATTGAG CATAGATTTTATGGGGAATCAATGCCATTTGGGAAAGACTCATACCAGTCAGCAAAGACCATGGGGTACTTAAATTCACAGCAAGCCTTGGCTGATTTCGCAGTTCTGATAAGAAGCTTGAAGCAGAACCTGTCATCTGAAGCATCCCCAGTGGTGGTCTTCGGTGGATCTTATGGAGGAA TGTTGGCGGCTTGGTTtagactaaaataccctcatatAGCAATTGGTGCATTGGCTTCTTCAGCCCCTATATTACAGTTCGATAAGATAATCCCATGGTCAAGCTTCTATGATGCTGTCTCCCTGGATTTCAAG GATGTAAGCCAGAATTGCTATGAAGTGATAAAGGGGAGCTGGGCAGAACTGGTGGCAATTTCAAATCAGAAACATGCCTTGGCTGAACTAAGCAAAGCTTTCAGGACCTGCAA GAGCCTTCATTCAACAGCTTCTGTTCTAGAGTGGCTATGGACTGCTTTTGTTTATACAGCCATGGTTAACTATCCAACTGAGGCAAATTTCCTAAAGCCATTACCTGCTTATCCTGTGCAGCAG ATGTGCAAGATAATTGATAAATCTCCATCGGGGGCAACGAGGCTTACTCGTGCTTTTGCAGCAGCGAGCTTATATTACAACTATTCTCAGACGGAAAATTGCTTCGAGGTAGAACATGAAGTTGATCCTCATGGTCTTCATGGTTGGCACTGGCAG ACATGCACGGAGATGGTTATGCCAATGACTTGTTCTAATGAGAGCATGTTTCCTCCATCTGGCTTTGATTATAAAAAGTTTGCAGAACAATGCCGAATGAAATACGGGGTTTTGCCTCGGCCACACTGGATCACAACAGAATTCGGTGGCGAA AGAATCGAGAAAGTATTGAAGAGATTCGGTAGCAACATCATATTTTCCAATGGAATGCAGGATCCATGGAGCAGAGGAGG GGTGCTGAGAAATATATCCGCCACAATCATTGCTCTTGTCACAGAAAAAG GAGCTCACCATATTGATTTCCGAGCCACCACAAAAGACGATCCGGACTGGCTTATCCAACAGAGGCGGCAGGAAGTTGAAAACATCCAAAGATGGTTAGATGAGTACTATGTGGATCTCAGACATGCTTAA